The DNA window AATTTTATTTTGAATTGAAAGAATTAGGTGGTTTTGTTGAGTAAAAAAATAAAGGTTACTTTACCCCAAAATATATATGAAATAATAAAGAATGATATAGATGATTTTAATATAACAAGTAACTATTTTATGAACTATATTTTTCTAAATCTAAATGAAAAATATAAAAATTTTAAAGGAAATCCTAGTATAGCTGGACAAAGTAAGGAAAAAGCTAGCATACAATTTAACTTAAATAAGGAAAGTAATCTTATTTATTATGATGTTTTAAGAGAAAATAATGCACAGAATGAATCTGAATTTATGAGAAGTTTACTTATTAGATATGCTACTAATCCTAAAAATAAAAGAGAACTTTTTATTTTTAAAGAATCTGTTGAAAGATTAAATTTAGCTATAAAAGATAAAAAAAGTGTATATATTACTTTCAATGATAATAGAAAAGTTAAGGTAAGTCCTTACCATATAGGAAGTTCTGATTTAGAGATTGCAAACTATATCTTCTGTTATGACTATTCAGAAGAAAAATATAAAAATTATAAGTTGAACTATTTAAAACAAGTATATACAACTTCTGAAATTGGAAAATGGGAAGATGAAGACTATATAAATGATGTTATTAAAAATTTTGATCCATTTTTATCAAAAGGACAAATTATAAAAATAAGACTTAGTGAAAATGGAAAAAAACTTTTACAAACAATAAAAATAAATAGGCCTAAACTTATAGATTCAAAAGAAGATATATTTGAATTTGAGGCTTCAGAAGAACAAATTAAAAGATATTTTACTTATTTTTTAGATGATGCAACTGTTATAGAACCTATTGAATTAAAGGAGTGGTTTATAGAAAAATATGAAAATGCTTTAAAAAATTTAAAAAATAATTAAAATTAAATAATAAATTTTTTAATTTTCTTTGAAAAATATCTCTTAATAATTTTTAATTACATATCGCGATTACTTGCCAGCCTATAATGTTTCTCGAGCTCACAAAAGGCTCTTTCAACATTATAGGACGTCGCAGTAATCTTATTTTAAATAATTAAAACTTATCTTTCAAAGAAAATTTATTATAATAAATTTAAATAATACATTTATTATTTTTATATAATAGTGAAAAATGAAAGGATGAATATGAAAAAAATATTATTATTTTTTCTAATTCTAACAAGTCTTAGCTATTCAGCTCAAGAAACATTGTCAATAGATGAGGCTTTGGATAGAGTTGGAAATGACAGAGGAAGTTATGAATTTAAAAAATTTCAGAACTCTCAGGAAGGTACAAATATTAAAATTAAAGATAATAAATCAGGAGATTTTAATGGAGTAACTTTATCAAGTGGATATAACATTTCTGAAAATAATTTTGAAGACAGACCTAGAAAGTATGACAGAACATTTCAAAATAAAGCTACTTATGGACCTTTTTTTGTGAATTATAATTATGTTCAAAGTGATAGATCTTATGTTAGCTTTGGAGTTGAAAAAAATTTAAAGGATATTTTTTATTCAAAATATAATAGTAATCTAAAAATAAATAATTATCAACAAGAATTAAATAAAATTTCTTATGATAAAGATATTCAGACAAAAAAAATAAACTTGGTGGGTTTATACCAAGATATATTAAATACACAAAATGAATTAGAATATAGAAAAAAAGCCTATGAACATTATAGAGTTGAATTAGAAAAATTAAAGAAGTCTTATGAGTTAGGAGCTAGTCCAAAAATAAATCTAGAAAGTACAGAGTTAGAGGCTGAAGACTCTAAATTACAAATTGATATTTTAGAGACAAAATTAAAAAGCCTTTATGATGTTGGAAAAACTGATTATAACATAGATTTTGAAAACTATAAATTACTTGATTTTGTTGAAAATAATGAAAACATTGATTCTATTTTAAATACTTATATGAAAGATGAAGTTGAAGAACTTAGATTAAGTTTATCAATGGCAGAAGAAAGAAAAAGTTATAGTAACTATGACAGATATATGCCAGATTTATATTTAGGATATGAAAGGGTTGATAGAAGTTTAAGAGGAGATAGATACTATAGAGATCAAGACTTATTTACTATCAGATTTTCAAAGAAACTATTTTCAACAGATTCTGAATATAAACTAAATGAGTTGGAAGTTGAAAATTTAAAAAATGATTTGAATGAAAAAATAAGAGTTGTAAATGCAGAAAAAATTAAATTAAAATCTGAATACAATGAGCTGGCAAAATTAGCATCTATTGGAGATAAAAAATCTAATATTGCCTACAAGAAATATCAAATAAAAGAAAAAGAATATGAACTTAGTAAATCAAGTTATTTAGATGTTATAGATGAATATAATAAATATTTATCTCAGGAAATAGAAACTAAAAAAGCTAAAAACGCTTTAAATGCCTTTGTTTATAAAATAAAAATTAAAAGATAGTGGAGTGGAAAAGTGAAAAATATATTTAAAGGAAAATTAAAGTTTATAATACTTTTAATATTAATTATTTTAGGTTTAGTTTATTATTTAACTCATAGAAATAAAAAAGAAAAAATTTATACTAATGATTATTCATATATGGAAGTTAAAAGGACTGATGAAATTGGAACTCTTAATCTAAATGGTTATATAAAAGCTAATAATCCAATAGGAATATTTGTTGATAAAAAATTAAAAGTTAAAGAAGTTTTTATAAAAAATGGAGATTTTGTTGAAAAAGGGCAAGTTCTTATGACTTTTGATGATGATGAATCTAATAAATTAAATAGAAATATTGAAAAAGAAAGAATTAATTTACAAAAAATACAAAGAGATCTAAAGACTACTAGAGAATTATATAAGCTTGGTGGAGCAAGTAAGGATGAAGTTAGAAATTTAGAAGATAATGCTAGAGTATCTCAATTAAATATTGATGAGTTTACAGAAGTTTTAAATAAAACAGCAACAGAAGTTAGAAGTCCTGTTGATGGAGTTGTATCAAACTTAAAGGCTCAAGAAAATTATTTGGTTGATACAGATTCTTCACTTTTAGAAATAATAGATTCTAATGATTTAAGAGTTATAGTTGAAATACCTGAATATAATTCACAATCAGTAAAATTAGGACAAAGTGTAAAAGTTAGACAAGATATTTCTGATGATGATAAAGTATATGAAGGAGAAATTACTAAAATTTCAAGACTTTCTACAACTTCAACTTTAACATCAGAAAATGTTTTAGAAGCTGAAGTAAAAACTAAAGAAGTTATTCCAAATTTAGTTCCAGGATTTAAGATAAAAGCAGTTTTACAATTAAAAGCTGATGAAAAAAATATAATAATACCTAAGATAGCTCTTCAAAGTGAAGATGGAAAATATTTTGTTTTCACTATTGATAATAAAAATACAATTAAAAGAAAAGAAGTTACAGTAAAAAATATAGTTGGAGATAATATCATAATTACTTCTGGTTTAAATGTTGGAGAAATATTAGTTATAACACCAGATAATAGATTGAGTGATGGATTAGTGCTTACAGAGGGAGAGAATCCTAATGTAAGTCAAGAAGCTGCTGCTGTCCCTGCTGATGAAGCAGAAGTAGTTGTAAATTAGTGATTTATTTATAAGGAGAAAAATTAATGATAATAACAGTAGACAATGTAAATAAAACTTATAAAAATGGTTCACTAGAATTACAAGTATTAAAAAATATTTCTTTTAAAGTAGATAAAGGAGAATTCTTGGCTATAATGGGGAGTAGTGGTAGTGGAAAATCAACAATGATGAACATTCTAGGATGTCTTGATAATCAATATGAAGGAAAATATATTCTTGATGGAATAGATATATCAAAATCTACTGAAAATGAATTAAGTGAAATTAGAAATAAAAAAATTGGTTTTATATTTCAATCATTTAATCTTTTGCCAAGGTTAACTGCACTTGAAAATGTTGAATTACCTTTGATATATTCTTCAGTTCCTAAGGAAGAAAGACATAAAAGAGCCAATGAACTTTTAGAAATGGTTGGTTTAAAAGAGAGAACTCATCATAGACCTAATGAACTTTCAGGAGGGCAAAGACAAAGAGTTGCTATTGCAAGGGCCTTAGTAAATAATCCTAGTATTATTCTTGCTGATGAACCTACTGGGAACTTAGATAGTAAATCTGAAGCAGAAATAATTGAGATTTTACAAAAATTAAATAAAATGGGAAAGACAATAGTAATTGTTACCCATGAGCCAAATATTGGAGAGATAGCACAAAGAAAAATTGTATTTAAAGATGGAGAAATAATATGAGTTTTTTTGATATATTAAAAGGAAGCTTAGCTACTTTAAAAACTAATAAATTAAGAACTCTACTCACTATGCTTGGAATAATAATAGGGATATCTTCTGTTATTGCTATGTGGGCAATAGGTAATGGTGGTAGAGATAGTATTTTAGGTGATTTAAAAAAGGTTGGTTATGGTAAATTTACTGTAAATATTAACTATAAAAATGAAAATTTTAAGTATAGAGATTATTTCACTTTAGAAACTGTAAATATGTTAAAGGCTTCAAATAAATTTAAAGCTGTTGCTGCAAGTATAGAAGATAGATTTCAAATGATGAAGGATAACAAACCATACTTTGCTTTTGGTGATGTAAGTACAGAAGATTTTGAAAAAATATCACCAGTTACTATAATGAGTGGAAGAAATTTTTTGCCTTTTGAATATGATACAAATGAAAGAGTTATAACTATTGATAATATGTCTGCCAAAAAATTATTTGGTGATATAAAATTAGCCTTAGGGCAAACTGTTGAAATAAGTAGAGATAGAAAAAAAGCAGGACATTCATATAAAATAATAGGAGTATTTAAAAGTCCCTATGAATCTTTCGGAAAATTGTTTGGTGATGGAGATAATTTCCCTGTAATATTTAGAATGCCATATAAAGCTTATGCAATTTCATTTAACCAAGACCCTGATGTTTTTGATAGTTTAATTATCGAAGCAAAAAATGGTAATGAGATAAGTAAAGCTATGTTAGAAGCAAAAGAGATATTAGAATTTAATAAAAATGCTAAAAACCTTTATGTTACAAATGCTGTTTCAAATGATATAGAATCTTTTGATAAAATTTTATCAACTCTTAGTATTTTTGTAACTTTAGCAGCAAGTATCTCACTACTTGTTGGAGGTATTGGTGTTATGAATATAATGCTTGTTACTGTTGTAGAAAGAACAAAAGAAATAGGAATTAGAAAAGCCTTAGGAGCAAAAAATAGAGATATTTTAAAACAATTTTTATTTGAATCTATTATTTTAACTGTTTTTGGTGGGCTTATTGGTATGGTTGTAGGAATACTTTTTGGTTTACTTACAGGAGCAGCAATAGGAATAAAACCAATATTTTCATTAGCTTCAATAATAGTTTCTTTAAGTATTTCTGTTGTAGTTGGAGTTATTTTTGGAGTAAGTCCTGCAAGAAGAGCGGCTAAACTAAATCCTATTGATGCATTAAGAACTGAATAAAATTAAAAATATTTTTAGTGGGTGCAGTTAAAAAACACCCACTTATTTTTTCCTAAAATCTGCCATATTTTTTTCTGTGTCATCTTCTATTGGGGCTTCATAGAGATCCATATCATTTTCTACTGTATTATCTTCAATATAAGTTTCCCAATAATATGGATTTTCTTCTTCTGAATCATACTCATCCATATCATACTCTTCATCATCTTCTTCTATGTCATCATTATAAGAAAGTAGCTTTCCTTCATCTTTTATTAAATACAGGTCATATTCTTTTTTCTCTTGACTAAATATAGAAATTGATAAAATTAACAATAAGAAAATAATAATTTTTTTCATAGATACCCCTCCTAAGAATAAAAACTAATTATATTTTTATTCTACTACAATAAATTTTTTAATCAAGTGAAAAATATAAAATTTTAGTTTTAATATTAAACAAAGTTTAAAAAATATGTTAAAATAATAAAATATATAAATAAATTTTATTAGGGGGATAAATATGTCTGATTTAACTATAAAAAATATTTTGCAAAAAGATATTGAAAGAAAAATTAATGGGGTTGTAAAGGCAGATGGTAATGAAAAAGACACTGTAATTACAGAATTAAATGAATATGTTGTTACAGAAGAAATTAGAGAAAGATTAACAAAATTTTTTGATAAATATGTTGATTCAATTAATTTCCCAACAGAGGATATGGGAGTATGGATTTCTGGCTTTTTTGGTTCAGGAAAATCACATTTTTTAAAAATGATAGGACATATTTTAGAAAACAATCCCTATGATGGAAAAAAAGTTGTAGATTTTTTTAAAGATAAAATAGATGATGCAATTTTAATGGGAAATATTGAAAAAGCTGCTGAAATTCCAACTGATGTAATTTTGTTCAATATAGATAATGTAAGTGATCAAGATACATATCAAAATAAAGATAGCATAGCAGTTGCTTTTTTAAAAAAATTTAATGAATATTTAGGTTTTACAAGAGACGATATAGAAATAGCAGAATTTGAAAGAAAACTTTGGGAAGATGGAAAACTAGAAGAATTTAAAAAAGTTTTTGAAGAAGAATCTGGAAAAACTTGGAAAGATGCAAATAGAAATTTAGATTTTCATTCAGATGATTTTCTTGATGTTATAGAAAAATTAAAAATTATGAGTAGAGAGAGTGCAGAAAGATGGCTTGAAAGAGATATGGTTAGGTCTATAAGTGCTGAAAGTTTTAGGGATATACTTGAAAATTATTTAAAAATAAAAGGTCCTAAACACAGAATAGTTTTTTTAGTGGATGAAATAGGTCAATATATTGGTGATAATTCAAAACTTATGTTAAACTTGCAAACCTTAGTTGAAACTTTGGGAGTTAAATTTAAAGGTAGAGTCTGGGTTGGAGTTACATCACAACAAGATTTAAGTTCAATACTAAGTAATAGTGAACACAGAAAAAATGATTTCTCTAAAATTCAAGATAGATTTAAAACAATGCTTACTTTATCAAGTGGAAATATTGATGAAGTTATTAAGAAAAGACTGCTTATTAAGAAAAAAATTGAAGGAGAAGATTTAGAAAAAATCTTTGATAAAAAGAGAGTTGAAATTGAAAATTTAATACATTTTGAAAAAACAATGACATTACCTCTATATGATGATAATAAAGATTTTTCAGAAACATATCCTTTTGTTGCTTATCAATTTAATCTACTACAAAAAGTATTTGAAAAAGTTAGAAATATGGGACATTCTGGGCAACATATGTCAAGAGGAGAAAGATCTTTATTGAGTTCATTCCAAGAAGCAGGAATAAAAGTAAAAGATAAAAATATAGGAATACTTGTGCCATTTAATTATTTCTATGAATCAATAGAACAATTTTTAGAAGACAATGTAAGAAGACCTTTTATTCATGCAAGAAATGAAAAGGGAATAGATGACTTTGGTTTAGAAGTATTAAAACTTTTATTCTTATTAAAAGGAATTAATGGGATAGAACCTACTTTAAATAATTTAACAAGTTTTATGATAGATTCTATGGATTGTGATAGGATAGAACTTGAAAAGAAAATAAAAAAAGCATTAGAAAAATTAGAAAAAGAAGTCTTAATTCAAAAAGATGGAGAAAATTATTATTTCTTAACAAATGAAGAACAAGATATAAATAGAGAAATTGAAAGGGAAGATATTGATTTAAAAAAAATTGATGAAAAGATAGATTCCTACATTTTTAAGGAAATACTTATAAAGAATAGTATTCTAATGGAAGAAACAGGAAATAAATATAATTTTACTAGAACTATTGATGAAACAGTTTATGGTAAAATAGGAGAAGATTTAGCAATAACTATTTTTACTGAAAGAGCAGATGATTATGATAATGTTGCTATCGTAGGTACAAGACCAGAAAGTGATTTAATATTAAGACTAGCAAAAGATGATGAAACTTATAGAAATGAAATTAAACTATTTTTAAAGGTAGAATCATATATTAGAAATAAACAAAAAGATAATGAAAGAGAATCTATTATCAGAATATTAGAAATAAAGCAAAGAGAAAATAAAATAAGAGATAGAAGAATTAAAAGTGAATTAGAAAGACTTATAGGGGAAGCAGAAGTGTTTGTTTATGGACAAAAGCAAGATATTAAAACGAAAGATGCTTCTAAAAAAATTGAAGAAAGTTTAAAAGCCTTAGCAAATCACAGATTTCATAAAGCAAAACTTGTTAAAAAAGCTTATGATGAAGCTAAAATAAGGAATATATTATCTTATGTTTATGACACAGAAAAAAATGGAGTATTGTTTGATATTAAAAAAGATGTTGAAAGTAATATAAATTCTGAAGCTATAAAAGAAGTATTAGAGAGAATAACATTACTTGAAAAAAGAGGAGATACTCCAATAACATTAAAAAATATAAGTGAATATTATTTGAGAACTCCTTATGGTTGGGGACAACTTACAATCAATGGTTTAGTTGGAGAATTGTGGAAATATAAGTTAATAGATTTACAGGAATCAAAAGTTCTTGTTACAGATGAAAATACTGCAACAAATTTACTTACAAAATTGCAAAATAAAAATCTTGAGAAAATTGTAATTTCATTAAGAGAAGAAATAGATCCTGAACTTATAAAAAAAGTTAATAATTTATTAAAAGAAATTAAAACAATTAAAGAAGATACAGGTGAAGTTACTCTTAATTCTCCAAAAGAAGATTTATTAGAGATTTTAAAAAGAAAAATTGGGATAGCAAAGAGCTATAAAATAGAATGTGAACATAGTAAATATCCAGGAAAAAAAGAATTAAATGATTGGATAGACCTTTTAGATGAAATTATTTTATCTAAGGATAATGCTGAAAAAATTCTTAAAAATTTCTTAGGAATGGAAGATGAACTATTAAAAGAATATGGTAAAGTTGATGGAGTTTTTGATTTTTTTATAAGCTCTAAAAAAGAAAGATATGATAAAGCTATTGAAAAAATAAATAAAATTGAGGAATATAAAGATTATATTGGCAGTTTAAAAGAAACTGATGCCTATAAAACAATTGAAGAAATTAGAAATGATAAAAATATCTACGAAAGAATTAGAGAATTTGATGACTTAATTTCTGAATTAGATAAAGCCAAAGATGAACTTATAGAAATTGAAAAAACTTCCTTAAAAGAAAAAGTTGAAAAGTATAAAAAAGAATTTTCTGAAAAATTAAAAGATAATCCAGAAATAATAAAAAAAATAGAAGAAAAGTTAAATGAATTTTTAGAAAAAGAAGTTAATAATAAAGATAATTCTAATGATATGGCAATATTTATGAAATCTAAAAAGTTAGAAAATATTGTTAATAATTTTGAAGAAGAATATAAAAATTCTGCTAAAAAAGAAATTGAGAAATTAGAAAATTATCTTAATGAAGTTGCTGAAGATAAAACTGATATTGATGAGCTTAGAAAAAGTATAAAATCTATATACAATAATTATAAAGATGAAATAGCCAAAAGTGATATTAAAAATGTCAGTATAACTATTGCAAAAGCAATTAAAGATAAAGAAGATTTTAATGCTGAAATCAATGGAAAAGCTAAGAAAAAAGAAAGAATAAAATTAAGAAAAATTTCTATAAACTCAAAAAGTAATATAGAAAGTGAAGAACAAGTGAAAGAATATATTTTAGCTATTGAGAAAGATATTGAAAAGTTAAAAAATGAAATGCTTGAAGCTATTAAAAATAATAAGATTGTTGATATTGGATAATTGAAAGATTGAGGTTCTATTGGACCTCAATTTTAGTATCCGTATTTTTTTTACGGATAAATTTGCAAATAATATATAATTAATATATAATAATAAAAAATGACCGTATATAATGGTTAAAAAATTATTAAGAGGTTAAAATTATGTTAGTAGAATTTAAAGTAGAAGGATTTAAAAATTTTGAAAAAGAATTAGTTTTTGATTTGAGTAAAACAAGAAACTATAATTTTAGTGAAAATGCAATAAAAGATGGAATAGTAAAAACAGGATTAGTATATGGAATTAACGGAAGTGGAAAATCAAATTTAGGTTTAGCTATTTTTGATATAATTTTACATTTAACAGAAAAAGAAAAACTTATTAATTTATATAGTCACTATTTAAATCTTTCTAATAGTAATATTATGGCAAAATTCTATTATAAATTTAAGTTTGAAAATGATATTTTAGAATATGAATATCAAAAAGATAAGCCACAAAATTTAGTGAGAGAAGTTTTAAAAATAAATGATATATTAATATCAGATTATAACTATATTACAAATGAAGCTGAATTAAATTTAGAAGGAACAGAAAATTTGAATAAAAATCTTAATGGAAATAATATTTCTTTTATAAAATATATTAATAATAATATAAATCCTAAAGAAGATAGTGAACAATTTAAAATAAAAAAAATTATTGAAAAATTTATAAATTTTATAGATAATATGCTATTTTTTGCTTCTCTTGATGGAAATTTTTATCAAGGTTTTAAAAAGGGAGTTGAAAATCTTCATGAAATAATATTGAGTAAAGGAAAATTAAAAGATTTTGAAAACTTCTTAAAAGAAGCTGGAATATGTTATAAGTTAATAGAAAAAAAAATTGGAAAAGATAAAAGAATATACTGTAAATTCAAAAGTGGTGAAGTTGATTTTTTTGAAATTGCATCAAAAGGAACATGTTCTTTGACTTTATTCTATTCGTGGCTAATAAGTTTAGATAAAGTTTCTTTTGTTTTTATAGATGAATTTGATGCTTTTTACCATGTAAATTTAGCAAAAAGAGTTGTAGAAGAATTACTTAAATTAAATGTACAGGCTATTTTAACTACTCATGATACAACTATAATGACTAACGATTTGTTAAGACCAGATTGTTATTTTGTATTGTCAGAAGGGAAAATAAAATCTCTTCCAGACTTGACAGAAAAAGAATTAAGACAGGCACATAATTTAGAAAAAATGTATAGAGCTGGTACTTTTAATGAGTAAAAAGAAAGAATATATTGCAATTATTTCAGAAGGAGAAAAAACAGAAAAACAAATAATAAATAATTTAGAAAATAATTTCACAACTTTTAGTAATAAAATAATATTTTTATCATATAAAGCAAATATTTATAATTTATTTAGAGAAATTGAAGAAGATGAAGATATTGATATTATAAGCCTTTTAAAAGAGAAGCAAATCAAAGCTAATAAAATAAGAAATGATGTTGAAAATATTGATGTTTCTAATATTAATAGTGATGATATCTCACAAATTTATTTATTTTTTGATTATGATGGGCATACTGAGAATGCTTCTGATGAAGAAATAGTTAAGATGTTAAATAAATTTGATAATGAAACAGAAAATGGAAAATTATATATTAGTTATCCAATGGTTGAAGCATTAAAACATTTAAAAAAAGATAAATTAGATATTAATAATTATTTAGTTGAAGCAAAGACAATAATAAATTATAAGAATTTTGTTTCACAAAATACTGATTATGAAAACTTAGTAAATTTGACTAAAGGAAATTGGTTTTTTATAATATCTGAAAATCTGAAGAGGTGCTTTTTTCTTTTTGAAATTAAAAATATTAATTATGAAATTTATTCTAATATGATAAATCAAGAAAGTATTTTTAATAAACAATTTGACAAATATATTTCAAAAGAAGAAAAAGTGTTAGTATTGAGTGCTTTTCCATTTTTCTTAATAGAATATTTTGGAGAAGAATTTTTTTCTTTGGTAGTATGACACAACAAACTACTAAAGAAACTGCCAAAGAAAAATAAAAATATTTGTCATTTTTTATATAAATCGACATTTTATTGTCGGTTTGAATGTCGGTTTGAGTGTCGCTTTAAACAAAAAAAATTAAATAAACATTAATAATTTTGGAGGGGAAAATGAATAAAAGTAGCTTAAAAATTTTTGCAATAGAAGCAAGAAAAGAATTAATGAAAAAAAT is part of the Fusobacterium nucleatum genome and encodes:
- a CDS encoding WYL domain-containing protein, with product MSKKIKVTLPQNIYEIIKNDIDDFNITSNYFMNYIFLNLNEKYKNFKGNPSIAGQSKEKASIQFNLNKESNLIYYDVLRENNAQNESEFMRSLLIRYATNPKNKRELFIFKESVERLNLAIKDKKSVYITFNDNRKVKVSPYHIGSSDLEIANYIFCYDYSEEKYKNYKLNYLKQVYTTSEIGKWEDEDYINDVIKNFDPFLSKGQIIKIRLSENGKKLLQTIKINRPKLIDSKEDIFEFEASEEQIKRYFTYFLDDATVIEPIELKEWFIEKYENALKNLKNN
- a CDS encoding TolC family protein, which codes for MKKILLFFLILTSLSYSAQETLSIDEALDRVGNDRGSYEFKKFQNSQEGTNIKIKDNKSGDFNGVTLSSGYNISENNFEDRPRKYDRTFQNKATYGPFFVNYNYVQSDRSYVSFGVEKNLKDIFYSKYNSNLKINNYQQELNKISYDKDIQTKKINLVGLYQDILNTQNELEYRKKAYEHYRVELEKLKKSYELGASPKINLESTELEAEDSKLQIDILETKLKSLYDVGKTDYNIDFENYKLLDFVENNENIDSILNTYMKDEVEELRLSLSMAEERKSYSNYDRYMPDLYLGYERVDRSLRGDRYYRDQDLFTIRFSKKLFSTDSEYKLNELEVENLKNDLNEKIRVVNAEKIKLKSEYNELAKLASIGDKKSNIAYKKYQIKEKEYELSKSSYLDVIDEYNKYLSQEIETKKAKNALNAFVYKIKIKR
- a CDS encoding efflux RND transporter periplasmic adaptor subunit translates to MKNIFKGKLKFIILLILIILGLVYYLTHRNKKEKIYTNDYSYMEVKRTDEIGTLNLNGYIKANNPIGIFVDKKLKVKEVFIKNGDFVEKGQVLMTFDDDESNKLNRNIEKERINLQKIQRDLKTTRELYKLGGASKDEVRNLEDNARVSQLNIDEFTEVLNKTATEVRSPVDGVVSNLKAQENYLVDTDSSLLEIIDSNDLRVIVEIPEYNSQSVKLGQSVKVRQDISDDDKVYEGEITKISRLSTTSTLTSENVLEAEVKTKEVIPNLVPGFKIKAVLQLKADEKNIIIPKIALQSEDGKYFVFTIDNKNTIKRKEVTVKNIVGDNIIITSGLNVGEILVITPDNRLSDGLVLTEGENPNVSQEAAAVPADEAEVVVN
- a CDS encoding ABC transporter ATP-binding protein, translated to MIITVDNVNKTYKNGSLELQVLKNISFKVDKGEFLAIMGSSGSGKSTMMNILGCLDNQYEGKYILDGIDISKSTENELSEIRNKKIGFIFQSFNLLPRLTALENVELPLIYSSVPKEERHKRANELLEMVGLKERTHHRPNELSGGQRQRVAIARALVNNPSIILADEPTGNLDSKSEAEIIEILQKLNKMGKTIVIVTHEPNIGEIAQRKIVFKDGEII
- a CDS encoding ABC transporter permease, which gives rise to MSFFDILKGSLATLKTNKLRTLLTMLGIIIGISSVIAMWAIGNGGRDSILGDLKKVGYGKFTVNINYKNENFKYRDYFTLETVNMLKASNKFKAVAASIEDRFQMMKDNKPYFAFGDVSTEDFEKISPVTIMSGRNFLPFEYDTNERVITIDNMSAKKLFGDIKLALGQTVEISRDRKKAGHSYKIIGVFKSPYESFGKLFGDGDNFPVIFRMPYKAYAISFNQDPDVFDSLIIEAKNGNEISKAMLEAKEILEFNKNAKNLYVTNAVSNDIESFDKILSTLSIFVTLAASISLLVGGIGVMNIMLVTVVERTKEIGIRKALGAKNRDILKQFLFESIILTVFGGLIGMVVGILFGLLTGAAIGIKPIFSLASIIVSLSISVVVGVIFGVSPARRAAKLNPIDALRTE
- the brxC gene encoding BREX system P-loop protein BrxC, giving the protein MSDLTIKNILQKDIERKINGVVKADGNEKDTVITELNEYVVTEEIRERLTKFFDKYVDSINFPTEDMGVWISGFFGSGKSHFLKMIGHILENNPYDGKKVVDFFKDKIDDAILMGNIEKAAEIPTDVILFNIDNVSDQDTYQNKDSIAVAFLKKFNEYLGFTRDDIEIAEFERKLWEDGKLEEFKKVFEEESGKTWKDANRNLDFHSDDFLDVIEKLKIMSRESAERWLERDMVRSISAESFRDILENYLKIKGPKHRIVFLVDEIGQYIGDNSKLMLNLQTLVETLGVKFKGRVWVGVTSQQDLSSILSNSEHRKNDFSKIQDRFKTMLTLSSGNIDEVIKKRLLIKKKIEGEDLEKIFDKKRVEIENLIHFEKTMTLPLYDDNKDFSETYPFVAYQFNLLQKVFEKVRNMGHSGQHMSRGERSLLSSFQEAGIKVKDKNIGILVPFNYFYESIEQFLEDNVRRPFIHARNEKGIDDFGLEVLKLLFLLKGINGIEPTLNNLTSFMIDSMDCDRIELEKKIKKALEKLEKEVLIQKDGENYYFLTNEEQDINREIEREDIDLKKIDEKIDSYIFKEILIKNSILMEETGNKYNFTRTIDETVYGKIGEDLAITIFTERADDYDNVAIVGTRPESDLILRLAKDDETYRNEIKLFLKVESYIRNKQKDNERESIIRILEIKQRENKIRDRRIKSELERLIGEAEVFVYGQKQDIKTKDASKKIEESLKALANHRFHKAKLVKKAYDEAKIRNILSYVYDTEKNGVLFDIKKDVESNINSEAIKEVLERITLLEKRGDTPITLKNISEYYLRTPYGWGQLTINGLVGELWKYKLIDLQESKVLVTDENTATNLLTKLQNKNLEKIVISLREEIDPELIKKVNNLLKEIKTIKEDTGEVTLNSPKEDLLEILKRKIGIAKSYKIECEHSKYPGKKELNDWIDLLDEIILSKDNAEKILKNFLGMEDELLKEYGKVDGVFDFFISSKKERYDKAIEKINKIEEYKDYIGSLKETDAYKTIEEIRNDKNIYERIREFDDLISELDKAKDELIEIEKTSLKEKVEKYKKEFSEKLKDNPEIIKKIEEKLNEFLEKEVNNKDNSNDMAIFMKSKKLENIVNNFEEEYKNSAKKEIEKLENYLNEVAEDKTDIDELRKSIKSIYNNYKDEIAKSDIKNVSITIAKAIKDKEDFNAEINGKAKKKERIKLRKISINSKSNIESEEQVKEYILAIEKDIEKLKNEMLEAIKNNKIVDIG
- a CDS encoding ATP-binding protein; this translates as MLVEFKVEGFKNFEKELVFDLSKTRNYNFSENAIKDGIVKTGLVYGINGSGKSNLGLAIFDIILHLTEKEKLINLYSHYLNLSNSNIMAKFYYKFKFENDILEYEYQKDKPQNLVREVLKINDILISDYNYITNEAELNLEGTENLNKNLNGNNISFIKYINNNINPKEDSEQFKIKKIIEKFINFIDNMLFFASLDGNFYQGFKKGVENLHEIILSKGKLKDFENFLKEAGICYKLIEKKIGKDKRIYCKFKSGEVDFFEIASKGTCSLTLFYSWLISLDKVSFVFIDEFDAFYHVNLAKRVVEELLKLNVQAILTTHDTTIMTNDLLRPDCYFVLSEGKIKSLPDLTEKELRQAHNLEKMYRAGTFNE